A stretch of the Lolium perenne isolate Kyuss_39 chromosome 3, Kyuss_2.0, whole genome shotgun sequence genome encodes the following:
- the LOC139837444 gene encoding uncharacterized protein has product MEHREFYVSMALIHRRSNLSWEVIIVYGPADHRRSPAFLQELRNKVDRCTTPVVVAGDFNLIRSPEDKSSANVDVPRMRMFNDCIADLALREIARVGARYTWSNNRIDPVRSVLDRVFVSVEWEMAFPLCSLRAVTRVGSDHSPLLLCSGRASPPRLNCFHFENFWLGQTGFVEAVCVKWEAVATSPPRVFNAVDVWHHCAKMARQFMRG; this is encoded by the coding sequence ATGGAACACAGGGAATTCTATGTGAGTATGGCCCTCATCCATAGACGATCTAACCTCAGTTGGGAGGTCATCATCGTCTATGGGCCGGCCGATCACAGGAGATCCCCGGCATTTCTTCAAGAGCTTAGGAATAAGGTTGACCGGTGCACTACACCGGTTGTGGTGGCAGGTGACTTTAACCTGATTCGCTCACCAGAGGACAAAAGTTCGGCGAACGTGGATGTCCCTAGGATGAGGATGTTCAACGACTGCATCGCCGACCTTGCTCTTAGGGAAATCGCACGAGTGGGCGCGCGATACACTTGGAGCAATAATCGTATTGACCCAGTCCGGAGCGTGCTGGACCGGGTGTTCGTGTCGGTGGAGTGGGAAATGGCTTTCCCTCTGTGCTCACTTCGTGCGGTTACCAGGGTAGGCTCCGACCACTCGCCCCTACTTCTGTGCTCAGGTAGGGCCTCTCCTCCTAGGCTGAACTGTTTTCACTTCGAGAACTTCTGGCTTGGCCAGACAGGTTTCGTAGAAGCAGTTTGCGTCAAGTGGGAGGCTGTGGCAACATCTCCACCGCGTGTCTTTAACGCGGTGGATGTGTGGCACCACTGTGCAAAGATGGCCCGCCAGTTCATGAGGGGCTAG